TTAGTGCATGTAATGCACTGCAGTCCTTTTGCTAGGGATGATTAAAGTTTAAGTTGATTTTGAAGTTATTTTGTCTAAAGCAACTTAATGTGCTACATGAGCTAAATGTGCTACATGAACTAAAATAACTAAATGAACAAGGAATTGATGTGTTTCGCCCCTGTCACATTTCAACAGATGACTTCATTTTCAGATGACATAATTTTCTTACCTTGAGACACAAGCAGGCACATCACAGCAAAAATGACTTCAATCACCATCTTGGCAGTAAATAGTTCAGCGTACATGTGTTGGTCTATATATTGGTCTGTTCATTGATGGGAGTGTCCATCAGTCAAAATCAAAGTGAACATCTCCACATAAAACGGCATCTGGTAAAactgttattttaatttgcattGGAAAGAGGAAGATGTACTGTAGGTACAATGGGtgccagcctcacatgggcacCTGAAtgatgtaggtaccttaccttgtgagTGGGCGCCGGATAAATGTGGGTGTAATTGTGCATAAATAGTAACACTGTGTTCAAGAGGGCCACCAAGATAACATTGGTAttatcctgacaacagcatcAATATGTTGCTAATCTCACAcaattggacaggcatcaaccattcaacacatcaGCAGATCAATTGAACACATGGGGGCGCCACACATCTAATCACACACGGTCAAGAAATCATTATCAGTTAATGTAACCCGTGTTGCCATGGAGCTCTCTGTTCCCTTGGAAATGATCACATCAGTCTTTCAGTTCCTTATTTTACTAAAAACCATTAGAGCAATAGAGCGACCAAAAGTGATATGTTCTGCTTGTCACATTAtattatgaaatgaaaatgcattCATCTGTAACCTGAGCAGTGCCATTTGGAATGAATCGGGTCAGGGCCTTATCCTTTTGCTGAGAGCGGCTAGATTAATATTGTTCAACACATGATTGCATATATATTAGGGATTTATTATCAAATTACTTCCTCTGTCCACTTAGAATAGAGCCGAGCAAACCTAGAGGCAGCTGACCTATCAGTCATTTCTCAGAGCATTAACAGTACACTGACAGAGGTGTGAGATTACTCCATACATTTCAACAAAGCACAGATGTgtgacacacacgtgtgtaatAATCCCACACATCGTTGCTTTTAAagatgtgtggtctgtgtggtcgcctgggggaggggtgcagctgtGGAGAGTGGCAGAGGGCCGTGGCTTGTGGCATGCAGTGAGCAGGTAACAGCAGCTGGTGGGGGGATGCAGGAATAATGACTGACTAACTAAAGTCAAGAATGAAACATAAAGCCATGATACTGTAACAGACTTGGTTATATATCAGGAGATTAGAGTAAAATGAATGCATTTAATCCCTATAGGAGGCAAATGGCAGACAGTGATATGTAAGAAAAGGACGTTTATTCTGGGGTTGAGGCAGCAATCTGTCgttgtaagaaaaaggaagtttcttttgtggttgatgcagcaatcaatctttattccagttaAGTgtagtaacgaagcacgtggaacatgcTATATATCAGGTGAGTATGGAGATTAGAGTAAAATGAATGCATTTAATCCTTATAGGAGGCATATGGCAGACCCAGTGATACAATGGATgtgaaaaggtcaaaggtcacttcATCACTTCAGACAAACATGTAGGTGgtcccaccatagactacattacccagagtccCCTTATCACTTTTATtccttatctacatttcattgaCTCAGCATTGCTCCCAGCAAGGTGATAAAAAAGGGTGAcgcatttttccctttaaaacaGCGACAAACCcgaatatctctctctcgcgcgtTGGTTTTTGCAGCAGTGAATTCCATTCACAAATAGAGATACCTGACTCTACAGAAGAATCTTCCTCAGGACAAAGGACGACGTAACGACGACACGTAGCCCATAGAACTTCTGATCAAATTTCCAATCTACTTGAAATCGTTTAGTTGTAGAGTTTACATCGATAGTActactgcagcccagcagtttaTTGAATAAGAGAAGGCGACCGGTTCCCTCCTCATCTATTCATGTCGACAAAAAGAACTTTCATTCCCTTCGAGACTCATTTGACGAACACAGGCCGTCCTGAGTTTCAGCTGACGAGCTGAGAAGGTGCCGGCAATTTCCACGTCCTGCGTTCCACGCTGCTCATCGGAAGTCCcgcagaaaacatcttggtcgCCATGCAAGAGCGATCCAAGTAAGGCTAATATCTGGGCAGAACTTagttttatatgtatgtgttaatCTATGTGAGAagtgttgttattttatttcgTTAAGATCTAAATGCAATCTGAAATTCACAGTCTTTGACCGCTGATAATCTTGCTTGGTTCTTTTGCTATTGTTAGATAGATTtgtgcatgcaccatctctctctctctctctctctaactccctttaCATCACCAGCTGaacatatacacgcatacatCGCGATTTCAGTGTTGTTAAATATCTTGTATTTAATTAAGGCCTAGCTTGGATTTAGTCCTTAAGGCAAGAATCCTTTGTTCAGGCATTCATTACATTCTGTGCACCTCCCCCCAACTAAATTGGCGCCTAAGAAACATAGAGTTCAGGTCTCGGACCCGCAGCCGCATCCGGTGACCATTCCCAATCTAGTCGGTGCCTGACGCACTCTTTACTTCACGCACACAGCATCTatcgcctgtgcgcttgcgcatagcctccctctcacttcccccatctctccattgagcGCGACCGCGTTCACTCGCAActgcgcatacccacacacgcacccgctcacacacacacacatacagagacgaGGGAGCTACACTGTTAGCCCCAATTTCTTATCAAGTCTactgtacttaaacaatttaattACAGTGCACTTAAAAAATGTAAGTTTTATGACaatactactaaatgttaagtatattttactaagtgtgatgacattactacaagtctctaagtatattctaccaatttgtagatatagtcgaatgtgtgaataactttaagtgaaatggctttaaattactgagtttttttcacttaaagaatttaagttttatgactactaaatgttaagtatattctactaagtgtgaggacattactacaaaattgtaagtactttgtagatatagtcgaatgagtaaacctaagtgttaacttaggttaagtggctttcaattactgagttttattcacttaaagaattaaagttttatgatattactaccaaatgttaagtatattgtACTAAGTGtaatgacattactacaaaattctaagtactttgtagatatagtcgaatgagtaaacatgtgttaacttaagttaagtggctttcaattactgagttttagtcATGACCAGAGTGCATTATGGGAATGTGAATGCTCTCGTTAGCTGAAAAGCATTAAGTAAATTAAGTCTGTAAttaatttggaaaaaaaaaaaactacaaatcagCCGTGGTTAACCTAACGTGGTCACAACTTGAATGCGAAGCATGTTTAATTGAATCgctcctcttgtttttttataatgttttggaagtgcaagtactgtcctcatagctgtgaaaagagagcacagctaTTTAAACATTATAGACTACAGTAAAACATGGAAGTTAAGCGAGAACAGAGCCTTTTCCATGTTTATATCAGGAATGTCTGTGTACGTTCAGGTTATgcttaatttggggaaatgcaaGCTGCCACAAGATGCAAGCTTACGAGTAGGTGCTaactggttgcaataataaaaaaataaaaaaaaacgtttatttatttattttttaagtttttgtatttttggttttctaaaaagtgttgaagtaaaagtgaaataaaaaacttgtcattttgaacttgtaattaagtgcattgaacttacaCACTTAAGTGTAGTAATTATGCAAAGCGATTGTTATTGCaaaatattttaagtgaaatcaacttcggaattaagtgcattgaacttaatgctttaagtttaatcactttgcaaagcagttgatattgcaatagattttaagttaaatgtactcaagttttcattagacattacttgatgtttttaaggcaaccacttccctcaatttttttaaataaaaactcAACTTATTGGGGCTTACAGTGTAGTAGTAGTGTTAATAGTAGtgttctcatgtaaagtagtatttattgttacaccatgcttttttattgctcttagcttgactgttctctcccttgtacgtcgctttggacaaaagcgtctgctaaatgactaaatgtaaatgtaaatgttaatacATGTTAAATTGACTGAATTTAAGAATTTAACGTTAACAatctcactaacacacatgcacggcaTCATGGGGAaaaaccacatcacacacactgttacgaacTACAGACAAGTTAGTAGCAAAGATTGATGTAGCACGCAGAGACCGCTGGTTGTTCTAAGTGGTTTTATTAACCCTTAACTCAAAAAGGGTCTAAAGAGACCACAGGTGTAACACAGACGCCAAACGGGCAAGCAAATGCTAGTAAGGCAGACACAAACTGCAACAAAGGACCTTCTAGTCCACAAAAGCTGGGGCCAGGCAGCACGGTGAGGCTGCGCAACGTTCCAACAGAATCAAGTTGGTCAAAGGCCCGAATGTCCACGAAAAGCTAAATCCAAAAATGATTGCGTCCAACATAATGGCGATCTCCTAGGCGTGGTTCCTTGTGATGCAATGAGGCAGCCCTTAAGCGTCGGCCAATGATGACCTCAATTTACTAAATGGGAAAAAGACGTGACAAACAGGGCACACAACTAAAACAATATTAACTCACCACCAGGGTGGGCCAAACTCGCTTgggaaaaataacaaaaaaaaaaataggttcGTAACAGACACACCAGGAAGCAAGCACACAACTCTTTACCATACTAGAATAATGTtttactgtaaaatgtattctaATTTGAATGCAGTTTGTTAATACAATGTATTTGATGGTTATggctacagctgtgtgtgtagttgacCCATGCAGTCCTTGTAGTGGgttacacctcacacacctgggTTGTGAAGAACAGGTGGGTTTGGAGCTCTTACATGAGCTGTCAGCTGTCATAATCTGGTCATAATGCATTTGCAATACAACTGTTTTAGGTTCCATAGGGGGTGCCAAACACCTGTTTAAAAGTCAGCTTTCAGGGCATTGGTCAGGCAGTCTCTTTGGGTAGAGCCATTTACACATGGCTGaattgtgtgttttgagccTGTTTTATCTGCCTGTTGGTGCATCAAcaagtattttgtattttggcAGCTGGGGCAAGAATTGGGGAGATGATGGCTACATCCACATCAAGAAGGGTAAAAATGTTTGTGGCATCCCCAACATGGCCAGCTATCCAGTTGGTTGACGACCGCTTTGCTGAAGTCAATCGACAGAGATTTCCATAACTTTTCATGACGCCCTTGATGTTACACAGatttgtgtgtctcctctcctttaaagaaaataaatgcttTGCGCTTCTTGCCTATTTgtctcattttgtttttgtgtcaatCCCTCCACTAATAACCATTTGTACTGGACCTCATGACCATTTgcattgtttatttatgaatgaGGTAGTAAGCATAATATGCAAGGCATTGCATTTCCAAATGTGAATTTCATCAAGACAATTAGAGAGTAAAGAGTAATTTGAGTAATTAGAAAGTAAAGAGATATCTGAAACAACAATAAATGTAATTGCAAGGCATGTTATATTTTTGGAGTCTAGATTTTGTATTATCTGATTATAactaaaacagtaaagaaaagaaaatatttaacTTGCACCATTTTAGATCGACTTTAACACTTGTCTAAAAAAAACGGGCCTGTTGTTTTACAAGTAAAACAGTCTTCAACTTGGACCTGTAAGTAACGTATGAAGAGCTTGGGTAAATTGAGGGAGTTTAGCAAAATAACAACGAAAGTAATTTAGTTATGGGCACAGAGACGttatatacatacaaaaacatttttggtTTGGTTCATAACCTCAATATGTCATTATCAGTTAACGTAACCTGTGTTGTAAAGCATATTTGTACTTGTGATCATGTTGCAATTGAGCACTGTGCTTCCTCAGAAATGACACTGCTGCAACCAGGGCTTGAAGAAATCTGAAGAAATCATTATCAGTTAATGTAACCCGTGTTGCCATGGAGCTCTCTGCTCCCTTGGAAATGATCACATCAGTCGTTTCAGTTCCTTATTTTACTAAAAACCATTAGAGCAATAGAGCGATCAAAAGTGATATGTTCTGCTTGTCACATTAtattacaaaatgaaaatgcattCATCTGTAACCTGAGCAGTGCCATTTGGAATGAATCGGGTCTAGCCTACATTACAACTTAATTAGGACAGCTAGGGTGAAGCCTACTTCAGTGTACAAGCAGGTTGTTCCTTGGTAGCATAGAATATCAGGGACAGGAAGGGGTGTGCGTAAATAGAACACCCACCGTAACACTGAATGATAAACCGCACCTATCAGCAGGCAAGGCAAGATCCCaccctgtgtgagcgtgtatgtgtgtggaaaaaaaataggCCAACCTAACCTAAGTTGGGCAATGCCCAACCATTAAACTTAAAAAACCAGTTTGCCTGTCACTTTTTTTTGTGGGTACCTGTTATTCTTAAGCTTATAGTATCCATTGACATGAATTCACTCCATATTAAATTATTTGCGCAAATGTCCTTATTCACACCATTGCCATAATACACCATTTCACATGTTTTACTACCGCACCTGAAACATATACACAACGAATGAACAAAATCTATTGATGCAATTTAGAGAAATCTTTGTTTAAAACTCCAACCCTGTCTGAAGCTCATAGTCACATTTTGCTCCCTATCTCGAATACAAAGCATAACCATTACACTTTTGTAATACACTACCACACCTGAAACATTAAAAAATCTAGAATTTAGAGAAATCTTTGTTCAAAACTTTAGCCCAGTGTCATAGACAGCAGCATTTTGTGCCCTCCCTCGAACGGAGAGTATAATGCCTACAACATTGCACTTATAATACATACCACACCTGaaagatgcatacacacacacacacacacacacacacacacacacacacacacacacacacacacagagtcatgaaTGGCAGCACCACCAGAGTAGGTACGCACACGTAAGAAATACCCAAAATAGATTTGTTGTTAACGTGTTTTTTTACACAAAGAATTAAGAGAAATCTTTGTTCAGAACTTCAGCCCGATGTCATAGAGTCTAAGACGGCAACATTTGGTGCCCTTCCTCGAACGGAGAGCATAATGCCTACACCAATGCACTTATAATACACACCGGTGCCAAATACCAATAAGTATTAAAGGTGTGTTACTGCAGGTTACTTTAGTTTTCGTAAATAACTGTCAGTGAGAAGGATGCCCTTTTTAGCTTGAGTACCTGTCCCCCAATTCTCTGTGTGCGTCCCTGATTTTGATGGTGTGAATGGAACGGAGAAGTGTAAAGCATTCTAGTTTCCCATATCCGTTCGAGTTTACCCCTTTAGACAGCAGCACACCCCCCAATCAACAGGCAGCACCCTCCAATGGTTACaataaacacatctaaaacagtTCCAAATCTCATGGAGGGagttatgtgtatatgtgtattaaGTCCCTCTATATTATATTTGTTAAACTCATATTTACCACATGAACAGAAACCAGCGAGCCAGCCTGTCAGAGATCTAAAGGAAAAGCAATTTGAAATAAAGAATTAAATGCCAATAGACCAATCTCTGTCTTGATACCTGTTGCGCCCCTCCTCACCCCTGTTGCGCCCCTCCTCACCCCAACTGCTtgaggttttgagtagaatatataaaaaaaaaaaaaaaaaagatttatttcatgaaaacacagtgctcaacactgtccattaacaactctaaacaaactgtaaaattgggcatgagaggtttagagcagaatggtttaagaaactttgggttgggttccagaggtttaaacattgggtagtagaggtttagagtagactagattcagaaacattgtgtgcaagaagtttaaaacagagtagattaaaaaaacacagggtgtagaggtttagagcagaatagagtgagaaagactggatGATACCagtggtttagagcagaatagattcagaaacactggattatactagaggtttagagcagaatagattcagaaacactggataatactacatgttttcgaatgccaattcggtacccttcgtccaactgctctgcaatactcagtcttccaaagaggtttACCTTCAGGCTGTTATTTAGATGGCTAAGGCCAGATtcatgcttttacatttttcagtaaagtgctttagatcccttatTCCCGTTGTAATCCAGAGTGTTTCagacccaggactttggaacaacaagacaggggaaccaaaaaaatgcattactaactgaacaaccagctaaccaactCTGCTTAGCATAGAATGCAGGTTTGACGAGAAGCTCCGGGTGCTATCAATGGTCTGCGCAAGtttgagtgttggtgtgtgtggctatgctAAGGCCAGTgaatgtgtaatctgtgtgattaaggtagaagagggaaatggttagttaTTAATGCAACACCCTGTGTCTCTGGGAAACAGTCCTAACAATAACCCTTGGATGGTggaagccaactaccaaataACCCTGAATACATCCCAAAAGTCATGTTCGGcgaacaaaacaaatcaaatacatacCAACATCACTAGGAGGGAAACATACCAGACAGAGTAAAATGGTGGAACAGAAAACCGCATCAAGTCAAACCCCAAAAGATGCTTACATTAGTTTTCAAGTCAAACCCCAGAAGATGATTAAATTCGTTTTATTACAGGAATAATCAATGGCACAAACACTTCAAAGGATGATTGCAACTGCGGTCCTACTACCctctgcaatgttttttttttttacacacacacacacacacactgtctctctcacacacacacacacacaaacacacactgtctctcacacacacacacacacacaaacacacactgtctctcacacacacacacacacacacgcactctctctctctccctctctctctctctctctctcactggtaaTTATAAGGCAAAACTATCAATGGACACCCATAAATGATTCAGGTGAGTTCCAAATTCACATAAAATGAACAATCACACCACATGTAAATTGTTCATTGTTTCAATTAAAGGGACACTTTGGGATTTTTGAACCTAGGCCCTAGCAAGATGTGATGAGCGTCCTGAAATGTTCATCTTGAACAAAGAAATTGCTTAATGACCACTTGTTTTCTTCCTAAATGGATTTAAACATTTAAGAAAGCTGACGTGATATAAATGTGTCCAGTAGTTATTTAAATAGTTTCTGAAATATTAAAAGCACATGAATGAAAAGAAACACACGgtaacaaatgaatgaaaacaaatctttgtttatttgctttaaCAGCCATTAACAAGTTTGTGTTGAAAATAGCAGCCCATCCCCAAGCAGAGGAGTCACCCTGAGATGAAGCCAGCTCAGTggaagagcagaacagagcccAGGGGCCACAGCAGGAACAGGACACTGTGTGTAGCACTCCAGGCACTGTTGCACAGATTCCCCTCACAGCAGGTCACTTCCGCAGACACCGAGCCCAGCGACTGTGAAGCCCCTCCAGAGCACATACTTTGGGTAGCACAGCCCTTTACGGTAGAGCTCTGTCCAGCTACACTAACTAGTGGTGGAAGGGAAaaacaggagggagggagagagttagaaACAATAATATATCAATACATAACAATAAAGCAATAGATTACATAACTAAAGTTATACTTTTCCACTCTTACAGTGTTACATACCCTCGACTGGTATGCTCTTCTACTGTGTAGAAATATATTTTGCCATTTTGTTCAAAATACATAgtactgcacacaccacactcccacaaataaacacacctgttgcaGAGAGACAGCGATCCTCATCACCGGCACATTGATTCCTTGATGAGCAGTCCGCCGACTCACAGGTGAAACACTGCCTCCCATTGGCCGTGCCAACTACTGGAGCTGAAAGATAAACCATGCTTTCATGTTCAGCTTTGTAGAATTTCTATTGTTTTACCCAAAAAGGGCAGGAACAATTGATTTGGGCATTAGATTAAGAAGACAATGACTAAATAGTCACTAAATTGATCCCATAGCCTCCTTCCTGAACATTAGATTCATCATTAGATTCCATCAGCACAAAATAATTACCTGGAGGCCTTCCGGTGTTGCAGTTGTTTGTGTTACAGCACAAGGTGCTCTGTATGATCCTTACACTTCCTAAGTTCAGGGAACCATTGATACATTGTGCAGATGGGGCGCAGCTTTTGACATTTACTTCAGCAGTTGAACcccctgcaaacaaacaacaacaaaaattatGTAGTCATGAGGAAAACACAAACCCATAATCCAATTGATGGACCGATAGAAAccacacaaaaagaaagaagtcTAGACTTCAGTGTAAGGAAGTTAagcttctctctttatctacagTAAAAacttttttataaaaaatgtattcaatcaACTGTCAGTGTTTGTCAAAGTGAAGGGTACAGTTTCTCACCTGCTACAGTTGCAGCGGTGACGCTGGCACACGAGTCAGCACCTGCGGGACACTGCTGTGAGTCTCCACTGCAAGATCCACCCACATTAGTGCATGTAATGCACTGCAGTCCTTTTGCTAGGGATGATTCAAGTTTAAGTTGATTTTGAAGttattttgtccaaagcaactaaATGTGCTACATGAACTAAATATGCTACA
The DNA window shown above is from Clupea harengus chromosome 11, Ch_v2.0.2, whole genome shotgun sequence and carries:
- the LOC105904731 gene encoding phospholipase A2 inhibitor and Ly6/PLAUR domain-containing protein, translating into MVIEVIFVAMCLLVSQAKGLQCITCTNVGGSCSGDSQQCPAGADSCASVTAATVAGGSTAEVNVKSCAPSAQCINGSLNLGSVRIIQSTLCCNTNNCNTGRPPAPVVGTANGRQCFTCESADCSSRNQCAGDEDRCLSATVSVAGQSSTVKGCATQSMCSGGASQSLGSVSAEVTCCEGNLCNSAWSATHSVLFLLWPLGSVLLFH